A single Tenacibaculum sp. 190524A02b DNA region contains:
- a CDS encoding MBL fold metallo-hydrolase — MQIYPIETGNFKLDGGAMFGVVPKSIWQKTNPADTKNMIDMSVRCMLIEDGDRLMLVDTGLGNKQSDKFFGYYYLYGDFSLDTSLAKHGFHRDDITDVFLTHLHFDHCGGVIQWNKDRTGYMPAFKNAKVWSNERHWDWAVNPNPREKASFLKENILPIEENGQLNFVHRNTKDQVGFDVIFVDGHTEKQMLPKIEYKGKTIVFMADLLPTVGHIPLPYVMGYDTRPLLTIKEKQVFLNEAADKEFYLFLEHDAHNELCTVKHTEKGVRLKESYKFTDIFN, encoded by the coding sequence ATGCAAATATATCCTATAGAAACAGGTAACTTTAAATTAGATGGTGGAGCCATGTTTGGTGTTGTTCCAAAATCTATTTGGCAAAAGACAAATCCAGCTGATACTAAGAATATGATTGACATGAGTGTGCGTTGTATGCTTATTGAAGATGGAGATCGATTGATGCTTGTTGATACAGGGTTAGGTAATAAACAATCCGATAAGTTTTTTGGTTATTATTATTTGTATGGTGATTTTTCTTTAGATACTTCTTTGGCTAAGCATGGATTCCATCGAGATGATATTACGGATGTTTTTTTGACACATTTACATTTTGACCACTGTGGAGGTGTAATTCAATGGAATAAAGATAGAACAGGGTATATGCCTGCGTTTAAAAATGCCAAAGTATGGAGCAATGAACGTCATTGGGATTGGGCTGTAAACCCCAACCCAAGAGAAAAAGCCTCTTTTTTAAAGGAAAATATTTTACCAATAGAAGAAAATGGTCAATTAAACTTTGTACATAGAAATACAAAAGATCAAGTTGGTTTTGATGTCATTTTTGTAGATGGACATACAGAAAAACAAATGCTTCCTAAAATAGAATACAAAGGGAAAACCATTGTTTTTATGGCAGATTTACTACCAACAGTTGGTCATATACCACTTCCTTATGTAATGGGGTATGATACTAGACCTTTACTTACAATAAAAGAAAAACAAGTTTTTTTAAACGAAGCAGCTGATAAAGAGTTTTACCTATTTTTAGAGCATGATGCACATAATGAATTATGCACAGTGAAACATACTGAAAAAGGCGTTCGTTTGAAAGAGAGCTATAAATTTACAGACATTTTTAATTAA
- a CDS encoding S8 family peptidase, translating into MRVLKPVFYSAMAVTTLVGCSSIHKLPVPAGSNAVVNISAKKAALTDVEKDNWQHLDLATDSIPGMSVDKAYKFLEGKKGVEVVVGVVDSGTDLKHEDLVDVAWINKNEIAGNGIDDDKNGYVDDINGWNFLGKSYTEHLEYERILMYPTVADAETLSEVKAYQENKINEAKKTKDRYANLVVGCESSDKALTKYFGKPDYTLKEIQAINSQDADLQKAIGFAGQMLGYFSDFKEAKEYFENGIKKADKTINGDNLKTDYRTVVGDNAYDIKDKPGYGDGNTGHSEKDEAHGSHVSGIIGATRSNGKGMNGVANNVKIMAVRSVSDGDEYDKDVALGIRYAVDNGAKIINTSFGKPFSPNKEWVYDAIKYAAKKDVLIVNAAGNDGKNIDVEKSFPNDAPDLVNEISDNFLTVGAMSSNYNEKLPASFSNYGKKNVDVFAPGVQVHSTTPDNEYKKFSGTSMAAPSTAGVAALIRSYYPQLSASQVKHILMNSGTKINLSVVKPGSQSAQNPTGELVSFSELSVSGRVVNAYNALRMADRMVNGRK; encoded by the coding sequence ATGAGAGTTTTGAAACCCGTATTTTATTCGGCAATGGCGGTTACAACTTTAGTTGGTTGTTCGTCAATTCACAAGTTACCTGTACCTGCGGGTAGTAATGCAGTAGTTAATATTTCAGCAAAAAAAGCAGCGTTAACAGATGTAGAAAAAGATAACTGGCAGCATTTAGATTTAGCAACAGATTCTATTCCAGGAATGAGTGTTGACAAAGCCTATAAGTTTTTAGAAGGTAAAAAAGGAGTTGAAGTTGTTGTAGGTGTTGTTGATAGTGGTACAGATTTAAAACATGAAGATTTAGTAGATGTTGCTTGGATTAATAAAAATGAAATAGCGGGTAATGGAATTGATGATGATAAAAATGGATATGTTGATGATATCAATGGATGGAATTTCCTTGGTAAATCATATACAGAACATTTAGAATATGAGCGTATTTTAATGTATCCAACTGTAGCTGATGCTGAAACCTTATCGGAAGTTAAAGCGTATCAAGAAAATAAAATTAATGAGGCTAAGAAAACGAAAGATAGATATGCTAATTTAGTGGTTGGATGTGAAAGTTCTGATAAAGCTTTAACGAAGTATTTTGGAAAACCTGATTATACTTTAAAAGAAATTCAAGCAATTAATAGTCAGGATGCTGATTTGCAAAAGGCAATTGGGTTTGCTGGGCAAATGTTAGGATATTTTTCTGATTTTAAAGAAGCTAAAGAATATTTTGAAAACGGTATCAAGAAAGCAGATAAAACGATTAATGGAGATAACTTAAAAACTGATTACAGAACTGTAGTTGGTGATAACGCTTATGATATTAAAGATAAGCCTGGTTATGGAGACGGAAATACTGGACATTCAGAAAAAGATGAAGCTCACGGATCTCACGTTTCTGGTATTATAGGAGCAACTAGAAGTAACGGAAAAGGAATGAATGGTGTAGCTAATAATGTTAAAATTATGGCAGTTCGTTCAGTATCTGATGGAGATGAGTATGATAAAGACGTAGCTTTAGGTATTCGTTATGCGGTAGATAATGGAGCAAAAATCATCAATACTAGTTTTGGTAAACCTTTCTCACCAAATAAGGAATGGGTTTATGATGCAATCAAATATGCAGCTAAAAAAGATGTGTTAATTGTAAATGCAGCTGGAAATGATGGGAAAAATATTGATGTTGAAAAATCATTCCCAAATGATGCTCCAGATTTAGTAAATGAAATTTCTGATAACTTCTTAACAGTTGGAGCAATGAGCTCAAACTATAATGAAAAGTTACCAGCTAGTTTTTCTAACTATGGTAAAAAGAATGTAGATGTTTTTGCGCCAGGAGTTCAAGTACATTCTACTACTCCAGATAATGAGTATAAAAAGTTTAGTGGTACTTCAATGGCTGCACCTTCAACTGCAGGTGTAGCAGCTTTAATCCGTTCTTATTATCCACAATTATCTGCGAGTCAAGTAAAGCACATTTTAATGAATTCAGGAACTAAAATTAATTTAAGTGTGGTAAAGCCAGGTTCTCAATCTGCTCAAAACCCAACAGGAGAATTAGTTTCTTTTTCTGAATTATCAGTTTCAGGACGTGTAGTTAATGCGTATAATGCATTAAGAATGGCAGATAGAATGGTGAACGGAAGAAAATAA